The Nitriliruptor alkaliphilus DSM 45188 genome includes a region encoding these proteins:
- a CDS encoding glycosyltransferase has protein sequence MLDRYDVVLITDARLPGGTAASVAEEVRAQARAGLRTGIVHLESHMIGEPRGFNPRVAAVLEEGLADLVVGGGVVRTRLAVLRHPGVIAGPPVTLPAIEAERALVVVNQTPTGVGGQPVFYDLDRARQVVTEQLHPDALWAPIGPLVRDNLTEVAPELPLLAEDWVNVIDVDRWAVDPARRWHRDVPVLGRHSRSHEHKWPATAQDILAAYPEGPDYEVRILGGAEHAIRRVTRTPANWNVLPFGSVDPRRFLAELDAFVYFHHPDWIESFGRTVLEALASGVPAILPPHFEALFGDAPVYTDPAGVLGVLDGWRADPAAARARAAAGQQLARERFSYDTHAARVTDLLAAEGTTEQLATRPRVAPRSGRGSLEVDARDATATTADAPPTVLFLSSNGSGVGHLMRLMSMASRASDRIRPIFLTLSQAVPVVRGNGFLVEYLMSREFMGIEHRVWHDLLRQRLAHLIDEHDVRAIVFDGTWPYRGLLGVLEDHPDVLSVWSRRGMWRPGLDAPSLQHSGRFDLIVEPGEFSERYDDGATAARRDEVLRVGPLTYLDPDDRVSREEAAEALGIDPSRPAVLLQLGAGNINDLGSLLGMVTKRLLEEDDLQVCVTRSIIAGEAAGLAGEVHTIRGVYPLSRYFEAFDMAIAAAGYNTFHELLAAGLPTLFFPNHETAADDQAARSRYAAEVGVALDVPDPTPEAVDAALTELLDPEVRARMRAAALERYPGNGAATAMAAIEHRIGLREQPPVAGPTGDTGPAPAAARPDTASNEARGTRRALEPDVRGRPPTAARARRARIAYRLQSPEVRRIARIPFRILPLPLRRVVRRQLRRWERKGTEIRVNPRVPVPPGAVIPKAERTGLDHVAIILPPGTDQRVAVDRIAALQAADRTFAPLIVTFDDDLARIRELRYAVELLVPEAVWNAGPQRRPWDSYVRDRLQMIATTYELDRMVTIAEVGGLDPLEVLGMVTRRPSQR, from the coding sequence GGGGCGGCGTCGTGCGGACCCGGCTGGCTGTCCTGCGCCACCCGGGGGTCATCGCCGGCCCGCCCGTGACGCTGCCGGCCATCGAGGCGGAGCGTGCGCTGGTCGTGGTCAACCAGACCCCGACCGGGGTCGGTGGCCAGCCGGTTTTCTACGACCTCGACCGAGCCCGTCAGGTGGTCACCGAACAGCTCCACCCTGACGCCCTGTGGGCGCCCATCGGACCACTGGTGCGCGACAACCTCACCGAGGTCGCACCGGAGCTGCCCCTGCTGGCCGAGGACTGGGTCAACGTCATCGACGTCGACCGGTGGGCGGTGGACCCGGCTCGCCGCTGGCACCGCGACGTCCCCGTCCTCGGCCGCCACAGCCGCAGCCACGAGCACAAGTGGCCCGCGACGGCCCAGGACATCCTGGCCGCCTACCCCGAGGGGCCCGACTACGAGGTCCGCATCCTCGGAGGGGCCGAACACGCCATCCGGCGCGTCACCCGCACCCCCGCCAACTGGAACGTCCTGCCCTTCGGCAGCGTCGACCCGCGTCGGTTCCTGGCCGAGCTCGACGCGTTCGTCTACTTCCACCACCCGGACTGGATCGAGTCGTTCGGACGGACCGTCCTCGAAGCGCTGGCCTCCGGCGTCCCCGCGATCCTGCCACCGCACTTCGAGGCGCTCTTCGGCGACGCCCCGGTCTACACCGACCCCGCCGGGGTCCTCGGGGTGCTCGACGGGTGGCGGGCCGACCCGGCCGCGGCACGCGCCCGGGCCGCCGCCGGCCAGCAGCTGGCGCGCGAGCGGTTCAGCTACGACACCCACGCCGCACGCGTCACCGACCTGCTCGCCGCCGAGGGCACCACCGAGCAGCTCGCCACCCGGCCACGGGTCGCCCCGCGCTCGGGGCGCGGATCGCTCGAGGTCGACGCCCGCGACGCGACGGCCACGACCGCGGATGCGCCCCCGACGGTGCTGTTCCTCAGCTCCAACGGCTCCGGGGTCGGTCACCTGATGCGGCTGATGTCGATGGCGTCCCGCGCCTCGGACCGGATCCGTCCCATCTTCCTCACCCTCTCGCAGGCGGTCCCGGTGGTGCGGGGCAACGGCTTCCTGGTCGAGTACCTGATGTCCCGCGAGTTCATGGGCATCGAGCACCGGGTCTGGCACGACCTGCTGCGCCAGCGGCTCGCCCACCTGATCGACGAGCACGACGTCCGTGCGATCGTCTTCGACGGGACCTGGCCCTACCGCGGTCTGCTCGGCGTCCTCGAGGACCACCCGGACGTGCTGAGCGTCTGGTCCCGCCGCGGGATGTGGCGCCCCGGGCTGGACGCCCCGTCGCTGCAGCACAGCGGCCGCTTCGACCTCATCGTCGAACCGGGCGAGTTCAGCGAGCGCTACGACGACGGCGCGACCGCCGCCCGCCGCGACGAGGTACTGCGCGTCGGGCCGCTGACCTACCTCGACCCGGACGACCGCGTCTCCCGCGAGGAGGCAGCCGAGGCCCTCGGGATCGACCCGTCCCGGCCCGCCGTGCTGCTCCAGCTCGGCGCCGGCAACATCAACGACCTCGGCTCGCTGCTCGGGATGGTGACCAAGCGTCTCCTCGAGGAGGACGACCTCCAGGTCTGCGTCACCCGGTCGATCATCGCCGGCGAGGCCGCCGGGCTCGCCGGCGAGGTGCACACCATCCGTGGCGTCTACCCGCTGTCGCGCTACTTCGAGGCGTTCGACATGGCCATCGCCGCGGCCGGCTACAACACCTTCCACGAGCTGCTCGCCGCTGGTCTGCCGACCCTCTTCTTCCCCAACCACGAGACCGCCGCCGACGACCAGGCCGCTCGGTCCCGTTACGCGGCGGAGGTCGGGGTCGCCCTCGACGTCCCCGACCCGACCCCGGAGGCCGTGGACGCCGCGCTGACCGAACTGTTGGACCCCGAGGTCCGCGCGCGGATGCGTGCCGCCGCGCTCGAGCGGTACCCCGGCAACGGCGCCGCCACAGCGATGGCCGCCATCGAGCACCGGATCGGTCTGCGCGAGCAGCCCCCGGTCGCGGGACCGACCGGCGACACGGGCCCGGCACCGGCGGCAGCGCGGCCCGACACCGCCTCCAACGAGGCCCGCGGCACCCGCCGCGCCCTCGAGCCCGACGTCCGCGGCCGCCCCCCGACCGCGGCCCGGGCTCGTCGGGCGCGCATCGCCTACAGGCTGCAGTCCCCCGAGGTGCGCCGCATCGCCCGCATCCCGTTCCGGATCCTGCCGCTCCCGCTCCGCCGCGTCGTGCGTCGCCAGCTGCGCCGGTGGGAGCGCAAGGGCACCGAGATCCGCGTCAACCCGCGGGTCCCGGTGCCGCCGGGCGCGGTCATCCCGAAGGCCGAGCGGACGGGCCTCGACCACGTCGCCATCATCCTGCCGCCAGGGACCGACCAGCGCGTGGCGGTCGACCGGATCGCTGCGCTCCAGGCCGCCGACCGCACCTTCGCACCGTTGATCGTCACCTTCGACGACGACCTCGCCCGCATCCGCGAGCTGCGGTACGCGGTGGAGCTGCTGGTCCCCGAGGCTGTCTGGAACGCCGGGCCGCAACGCCGTCCATGGGACAGCTACGTGCGCGACCGTCTGCAGATGATCGCCACCACCTACGAGCTCGACCGGATGGTGACGATCGCCGAGGTCGGCGGTCTCGATCCCCTCGAGGTGCTCGGCATGGTCACCCGCCGCCCCAGCCAACGGTGA